Genomic DNA from Pirellulales bacterium:
AACTGGCTGTTGGCGGCGCTGGAGCGCAGCGAGCCACCGTGTCCGGCCGAGTTGGATCGGCAATTGTTGACTCCGCTGGCGGCGCAGGTGCGCGGCGACCTGGGCGAATTGGTGGGCGACCTGGTGGACGACCGATTGGGCCTTTCGGGGCACGAGGCCAGCGTGCGCGAGAAGGCCGCCGCGCTGGGATTGACGCGGGCTCGGCTCTATCAGCTTTTGGCGGACGCGGCCGAAGTGATCGCGGTGCGGTGGCCCGAAGGGCAATATCTTGCGCAGCATCTAGCGGGCAAGTTGCGGTCGCAAGGCGCCGATCTGGGAGAGTACGAGCGCTTCTTCGCGGCGGTTGATCTGTTCTTTCCAAGCCGCCACGTGAATGGGACAGCGCCCCCGTCGCAGGGTGATGCCACTCGGCCCGACGGACATCAGCGCCGCGCGGGGTAACGAGCAGATTCGTGGCGGCCGGCATGTCATCCACCGATGGCGCCGCGCGAGAATGTCGCAAATTCCTGCTGCCATGCGGCCGCGCGCTGTTGTACGATAGCGGCGCCGCAACATCGACCCCCTCAAGGAAGCGCGACGATGATTCTTTTGGCACAGCAGATTGGCGTGCAGCATATTGCCGGGCTCTTGGCGCTGTTCGCGCTATTGATTGTGGGCCTAGTGTTCGTGGCGGTGCTGACGCGATACTTTCGGCTTTACATTCAGTCAGTCACCAGCGGCGCCGGGATCGGCCTCATGGATCTGTGGGGGATGACCTTCCGCAAGATCAACCCGGCGGTGATCGTGCGCAGCAAGATCATGGCGGTGCAGGCGGGTTTGGGCGAGCAGACAGGCATCACCAGCAAGGCCTTGGAGGCGCACTATCTGGCGGGGGGCAACGTGCCGCAGGTAATCAAGGCAATCATCGCCGCCAACAAGGCCAAGACGATCGACCTCGATTTCAAGCTGGCCACCGCCATCGATCTGGCGGGACGCAGCGTGTTGGAAGCGGTGCAAACGAGCGTTTACCCCAAGGTGATTGATTGTCCTGGCGCGTCGAGCGCGCGCGACACCTTGGACGCGGTGGCGAAGAACGGCATTCAGCTCAAGGTGAAAGCCCGCGTGACGGTGCGGGCGAACCTGTTGCAATTGATCGGCGGCGCCACGGAGGAGACGATCATCGCGCGGGTAGGGGAGGGGATCGTGAGCGCGATTGGCTCGGCCGACACGCATACGCAGGTTTTGGAGAACCCGGACCGCATCTCGAAGGCGGTGTTGGCGCGGCGGCTTGATTCGCAGACGGCGTTCGAGATCGTGTCGATCGACATCGCCGACATCGACGTGGGGGACAATATCGGCGCGCGATTGCAGGCCGATCAGGCGGAGGCCGACACGCGCGTGGCGCAGGCCAAAGCCGAGAGCCGCCGCGCGATGGCGGTGGCGCGCGAGCAGGAGATGATCGCCGGCATTGAGGAGAGCCGCGCCAAGCTGGTCGAGGCCGAGGCGGAGGTGCCGCGGGCGATCGCCGAGGCGTTTCAGTCTGGTTCGCTTGGCATCTTGGACTATTACAAACTGCGCAATGTGCAGGCCGACACCGATATGCGAACTTCGCTGGCCACCAGCACCTCGCCCCGCGGCGGCAAGGCCGGGGAAAGGGGCTCGTGATGGCGAATCTCGGCGCGGTGTTATTAGCGCAAGCGAATGAGCTTGCGCTGGCGATGGCGTTTGTGTTCATGATCATTTCGTTCGTCGTCAAACTGGCGACGAACCGGATGCGGAA
This window encodes:
- the floA gene encoding flotillin-like protein FloA (flotillin-like protein involved in membrane lipid rafts); protein product: MILLAQQIGVQHIAGLLALFALLIVGLVFVAVLTRYFRLYIQSVTSGAGIGLMDLWGMTFRKINPAVIVRSKIMAVQAGLGEQTGITSKALEAHYLAGGNVPQVIKAIIAANKAKTIDLDFKLATAIDLAGRSVLEAVQTSVYPKVIDCPGASSARDTLDAVAKNGIQLKVKARVTVRANLLQLIGGATEETIIARVGEGIVSAIGSADTHTQVLENPDRISKAVLARRLDSQTAFEIVSIDIADIDVGDNIGARLQADQAEADTRVAQAKAESRRAMAVAREQEMIAGIEESRAKLVEAEAEVPRAIAEAFQSGSLGILDYYKLRNVQADTDMRTSLATSTSPRGGKAGERGS